The following are encoded in a window of bacterium BMS3Abin11 genomic DNA:
- the hoxY gene encoding NAD-reducing hydrogenase HoxS subunit delta codes for MPSNPELRAKVAVHKFNSCDGCQLAFLNMGEDLLKLTQQVDIVHFAEAGPVDEDIPVDIAFIEGSIATPHDQQRIEKIRANSRYLISIGACATSGGIQALRNMADAKAWVAEIYARPEHIHSLDTSTPISQHIKVDLELWGCPVNGWQVTQAIRSLLFGAIPEVPNENVCQQCKRQQNVCVLVTKGEPCMGPVTRTGCGALCPSMGRACYACYGPAENINTHSLYQRIEGLGLLKDEAARCFLFINSGAKEFHDLSTEDGTQNK; via the coding sequence ATGCCGAGCAATCCTGAACTTAGGGCTAAAGTAGCGGTACACAAATTCAACTCCTGTGACGGTTGCCAGTTGGCCTTCCTTAATATGGGCGAGGATTTACTGAAACTGACGCAACAGGTCGATATTGTGCATTTTGCCGAAGCAGGCCCGGTTGATGAAGATATACCGGTCGATATTGCGTTTATTGAAGGTAGCATTGCCACCCCACATGATCAGCAGCGCATTGAAAAAATACGCGCTAACAGTCGTTATTTAATCAGTATTGGTGCCTGTGCAACCAGCGGCGGCATACAGGCTTTACGCAATATGGCTGATGCAAAAGCATGGGTTGCGGAGATCTATGCCCGGCCTGAGCATATTCACAGCCTTGATACCTCTACGCCCATTAGCCAGCACATCAAGGTCGACCTTGAACTCTGGGGTTGCCCGGTGAATGGCTGGCAGGTCACACAGGCGATACGCAGCCTGCTGTTTGGCGCGATACCTGAAGTGCCAAATGAAAATGTCTGCCAGCAATGCAAACGCCAGCAGAATGTCTGCGTACTGGTGACCAAAGGCGAACCCTGCATGGGGCCGGTGACACGCACAGGTTGTGGCGCCCTGTGCCCTTCCATGGGACGGGCCTGTTATGCCTGTTATGGCCCTGCCGAGAATATCAATACTCATTCACTGTATCAGCGTATCGAAGGACTGGGACTATTGAAAGATGAGGCAGCAAGGTGTTTTCTGTTTATCAACAGTGGCGCGAAAGAATTTCACGATCTAAGCACGGAAGATGGGACACAGAATAAATGA
- the asrB gene encoding anaerobic sulfite reductase subunit B, translating to MTNPYLPMTAEIIEYIQESPNMYTLRLQFTDPAIQLAYNFEPGQFNMLYLYAVGEIPISIVSDPKDDDIIDHTIRAVGRVSNAMSSLNVGDVIGVRGPYGRGWPVLEAEQHDVVIVTGGLGCAPVVSAINYIANRRERFGKLNIVQGVKHSSDLIWRKRYDHWRELPDTRVLLAADDGDPIWPFHIGRVTDLFEQMVFDREQAIVMLCGPEAMMRVVVNYILEQGVAENKIWLSMERNMQCGIGHCGHCQYGSKFVCRDGPVFNYEELKPLFGKRGF from the coding sequence ATGACTAACCCCTATTTGCCGATGACAGCGGAAATCATAGAGTACATTCAGGAATCGCCCAATATGTATACCCTGCGCCTGCAGTTTACTGATCCAGCGATACAGCTGGCCTATAATTTTGAACCCGGGCAGTTCAATATGCTGTATTTATATGCCGTGGGTGAAATTCCCATTTCCATTGTCTCTGATCCAAAAGACGATGATATTATCGATCATACCATCCGCGCAGTGGGTCGGGTGAGCAATGCCATGTCCAGTCTCAATGTTGGTGATGTAATAGGTGTTCGCGGGCCGTATGGCCGTGGTTGGCCGGTACTGGAAGCAGAACAACATGATGTTGTGATCGTAACCGGTGGACTGGGTTGCGCACCGGTGGTTTCCGCAATCAACTATATTGCGAATCGGCGTGAGCGTTTTGGCAAACTGAATATTGTCCAGGGAGTAAAGCATAGCAGCGACCTTATCTGGCGCAAGCGTTATGATCACTGGCGTGAATTGCCTGACACCCGGGTTTTGCTCGCGGCAGATGATGGCGATCCGATATGGCCTTTTCATATCGGCCGGGTCACTGATTTATTTGAACAAATGGTATTTGACCGGGAACAGGCCATCGTGATGCTTTGTGGGCCCGAGGCTATGATGCGGGTGGTGGTTAACTATATACTGGAACAGGGTGTTGCTGAAAACAAAATCTGGTTGAGTATGGAACGTAATATGCAGTGTGGCATTGGCCATTGCGGACACTGCCAATATGGCAGCAAGTTTGTTTGCAGGGATGGCCCAGTCTTTAATTATGAAGAACTGAAGCCCCTGTTTGGCAAGCGAGGTTTTTGA
- the asrA gene encoding anaerobic sulfite reductase subunit A, protein MTTPSHNIEFMPRCKFQTLVNILEQQGYTCIGPQLHEQTIHYDVLRRVDSLPQGLSDTQKPGFYRLEDRGHKRYFAWANGPQALKPLMFSPHESLWQSSCETKGQITFQQTLPEKKPLAIIGVRSCDIAALYIHDKHFLQHGYADPYYRARRDGLLLIAVNCTHPAETCFCASTGDGPTASYGYDLLLTELDDGFIIQAHTEKGVSVRQQLKLNEATTAQRQAADRAMAQSKQQQRHLPSKNLSEKLQQNLQHPRWQEIAERCLSCGNCTSVCPTCFCHSEYEEAALDGSHSVHFRQWDSCFSQQHSYIHGLTIRPDTRLRYRQWMVHKLGSWHEQFARSGCVGCGRCITWCPVGIDFTEEAAIICEGEAHD, encoded by the coding sequence ATGACAACACCATCGCATAATATAGAGTTTATGCCTCGCTGCAAATTCCAGACGCTGGTAAATATACTGGAACAACAGGGCTATACCTGCATCGGCCCTCAGCTTCATGAACAGACTATACACTACGATGTGCTTCGTCGTGTTGACTCCCTGCCACAGGGCTTGAGCGATACACAAAAACCGGGGTTCTACCGGCTTGAAGACCGTGGACATAAACGTTATTTTGCCTGGGCCAATGGCCCACAGGCGCTGAAGCCTTTGATGTTTTCACCACATGAGTCATTGTGGCAATCTAGCTGTGAAACAAAAGGGCAAATCACATTCCAGCAAACGTTGCCGGAGAAAAAGCCTCTGGCGATTATCGGCGTGCGTAGCTGTGACATTGCGGCATTATATATCCATGATAAACATTTTCTTCAGCATGGCTATGCCGACCCTTACTATCGAGCACGCAGAGATGGGCTGCTTCTTATCGCGGTCAACTGCACCCATCCGGCTGAAACCTGCTTTTGTGCTTCCACCGGTGATGGCCCCACAGCCAGTTATGGCTATGATCTGTTGCTGACGGAACTGGATGATGGTTTTATTATTCAGGCGCATACGGAGAAAGGTGTTTCTGTCAGACAACAACTGAAGCTGAACGAGGCGACGACAGCACAACGGCAAGCAGCAGACAGGGCGATGGCGCAGTCTAAACAGCAGCAACGCCATTTGCCATCAAAAAATTTGAGTGAAAAATTACAGCAGAATCTGCAGCATCCGCGCTGGCAGGAAATAGCCGAGCGCTGTCTGTCCTGCGGCAACTGTACCTCGGTCTGCCCCACCTGTTTTTGTCATAGTGAATATGAAGAAGCCGCACTGGACGGAAGCCATAGTGTGCATTTTCGGCAATGGGATTCCTGTTTCAGCCAGCAGCACAGCTATATTCATGGACTGACTATCCGTCCTGATACCCGTCTGCGATATCGTCAATGGATGGTACACAAACTGGGAAGCTGGCATGAGCAATTTGCACGTTCAGGCTGTGTCGGCTGTGGACGTTGCATTACCTGGTGTCCGGTTGGAATCGATTTTACCGAAGAAGCAGCCATCATCTGTGAGGGTGAGGCGCATGACTAA
- the hypC gene encoding hydrogenase isoenzymes formation protein HypC yields the protein MKIIEIKGPQSRCYAKGVERQVSLFMMQDKQLKIGDYVMVHVGYAIQKVNEHEALSSWELYDQLADLDH from the coding sequence ATGAAAATTATTGAGATAAAAGGCCCCCAGTCGCGTTGCTACGCGAAAGGCGTCGAGCGTCAGGTGAGCCTGTTTATGATGCAGGATAAGCAACTGAAAATCGGCGACTATGTGATGGTGCATGTCGGTTACGCCATACAAAAAGTTAATGAGCATGAAGCTCTTTCGTCCTGGGAGCTTTATGATCAGCTGGCAGATCTGGACCACTGA